The following are from one region of the Aquirufa lenticrescens genome:
- a CDS encoding YifB family Mg chelatase-like AAA ATPase, which yields MLAKTFGSALVGIHASIITIETHVGQGSKCYLVGLPDSTIKESIQRVESAIKQIGYFFPRRKVVINLAPADIRKEGSGYDLPIALGLLQASEQTKMIGLSDYLIMGELSLTGEIRPIKGALSMAIEAKKQGIKSLILPRENAIEAALIDGIAIYGMANLRDTIRFLHGRTQTPAKAPHIPQEALHYEDDFSQIKGQEKAKRAIEIAVAGGHNLILVGPPGAGKTMMAKRIPSIMPPMSLHEIIETTQIHSIVGKLSSENPLITERPFRALHHSITATALIGGRTNPQPGEISLAHQGVLFLDELPEFQRHVLELLRQPLEERKVPISRAHGTVEFPANFLLISAMNPCPCGYFHHPDKPCTCKPYQVDRYLHRISGPLLDRIDMHLEVFPLKYPEMFTAQASEPSAAIRDRVIKARTQQQNRFQHTPKIQTNAQMNAAQVKQVCVLDSTSSSLLQTAIEKLQLSARAHDRILKMARTIADLAHSSTIQTKHLAEAITYRNLDRENWSG from the coding sequence ATGTTAGCAAAAACTTTTGGCAGTGCCCTCGTAGGCATACACGCCTCCATTATCACCATTGAAACCCATGTAGGACAAGGATCCAAATGTTACTTAGTGGGTCTACCCGACTCCACCATTAAGGAATCCATTCAACGTGTTGAATCCGCCATCAAACAAATCGGCTATTTCTTCCCCCGACGAAAAGTAGTGATCAACCTCGCTCCTGCGGACATTCGCAAAGAGGGTTCCGGATACGACCTCCCCATCGCTTTAGGTTTACTACAAGCCTCTGAACAAACAAAGATGATTGGACTTTCGGACTATTTAATCATGGGAGAACTTTCTTTGACTGGAGAAATTCGCCCTATCAAAGGTGCCTTATCGATGGCCATTGAGGCCAAAAAGCAAGGAATCAAATCCCTCATACTTCCCCGTGAAAATGCCATCGAGGCAGCTTTGATTGATGGAATCGCAATTTATGGAATGGCGAATTTGCGAGACACCATTCGCTTCTTGCACGGTAGAACGCAAACCCCTGCGAAAGCGCCTCACATTCCCCAGGAGGCCTTGCACTACGAAGACGATTTTTCCCAAATCAAAGGCCAAGAAAAAGCAAAGCGAGCCATCGAAATTGCGGTTGCCGGTGGCCATAACCTGATCCTCGTAGGCCCTCCAGGTGCTGGGAAAACGATGATGGCGAAGCGCATTCCATCCATCATGCCACCAATGAGCCTACACGAGATTATCGAAACCACCCAAATTCACTCCATCGTAGGGAAACTAAGTTCCGAGAATCCATTGATTACAGAACGGCCATTTCGCGCTTTGCATCATAGTATCACGGCAACTGCTTTGATTGGTGGACGTACAAACCCTCAACCAGGTGAAATTTCGCTAGCACACCAAGGGGTCTTATTTCTGGATGAACTCCCAGAATTTCAACGCCATGTTTTAGAGCTCTTAAGACAGCCATTAGAAGAACGAAAAGTCCCTATATCTCGAGCGCATGGAACGGTAGAATTCCCGGCCAATTTTCTATTGATTTCCGCTATGAACCCTTGTCCCTGTGGCTATTTTCATCACCCAGACAAACCTTGTACCTGTAAACCCTATCAGGTAGATCGGTATTTACACCGCATTTCAGGCCCTTTATTAGATCGCATCGATATGCACTTAGAAGTATTTCCACTAAAGTATCCGGAAATGTTTACTGCTCAAGCGAGTGAGCCAAGCGCAGCCATTAGAGATCGTGTCATAAAGGCCAGAACTCAACAGCAAAATCGATTTCAACATACCCCTAAAATTCAAACGAATGCCCAGATGAATGCAGCGCAAGTCAAACAGGTTTGTGTGCTTGATTCCACATCATCTTCGCTTCTACAAACCGCCATTGAAAAACTACAATTAAGCGCACGTGCTCATGATCGGATTTTGAAAATGGCGAGAACGATTGCTGACCTTGCCCATTCCTCTACGATCCAGACGAAACACCTAGCTGAGGCCATCACCTACCGAAATTTAGATCGCGAAAACTGGTCAGGCTAA
- a CDS encoding S66 peptidase family protein, producing the protein MTLIIPPYLHPGDEVAILSPASFPPTENWKQGVEVLESWGLRVRNAPNYLSRHFGLGGTDAERLADLQQMLDDPTIKAIFPIRGGYGSSRLLDSLNFSGFKSSPKWIVGFSDITALLCEVDRLGFASIHGPMPHNFCQKGGESALQNLYTALFEGVVSLSAPSHPLNRLGEASGEIIGGNLSLLCHLVGSPTFGLTDGKILFLEEIGERLYHVDRMLLQLKRAGIFQNLAGLIVGGFTDCNEASLTIGKTAFELVAEHTSGTSFPIAYDFPSGHIPNNQPLVFGVKTKLLVNAEGVQLTDI; encoded by the coding sequence ATGACTTTGATCATTCCCCCTTATTTGCACCCTGGCGACGAAGTCGCAATTTTATCCCCTGCCTCTTTTCCTCCCACGGAAAATTGGAAACAAGGGGTGGAGGTGCTAGAAAGTTGGGGACTTCGCGTGCGAAATGCGCCTAATTATTTGTCTCGTCATTTTGGTTTAGGCGGCACAGATGCGGAACGTTTAGCCGATTTACAGCAAATGCTAGATGATCCCACAATCAAGGCCATTTTCCCGATTCGGGGCGGATACGGATCATCCCGTTTATTAGATTCTTTGAATTTTTCAGGTTTTAAATCGAGTCCCAAATGGATCGTTGGCTTCTCTGACATTACCGCCCTTTTGTGCGAAGTAGATCGATTAGGTTTTGCTAGTATTCACGGGCCTATGCCGCATAATTTTTGCCAAAAAGGGGGTGAATCTGCCTTGCAAAACTTGTATACCGCGCTCTTCGAGGGTGTGGTTTCTTTATCAGCTCCGTCGCACCCATTGAATCGCTTAGGCGAGGCCTCCGGGGAGATTATTGGAGGGAACTTATCCCTTTTATGCCACTTAGTGGGGTCGCCCACTTTTGGATTGACTGACGGTAAAATTTTATTCCTGGAAGAAATAGGCGAGCGTTTGTACCATGTCGATCGCATGCTCTTGCAATTAAAAAGAGCAGGTATATTCCAAAACTTAGCCGGCCTTATCGTGGGCGGATTTACGGATTGTAATGAAGCGAGTTTGACCATCGGAAAAACGGCTTTTGAATTAGTGGCCGAACATACTTCAGGAACTTCGTTTCCTATCGCTTACGATTTCCCATCAGGGCATATTCCAAACAACCAGCCATTGGTTTTCGGTGTAAAAACCAAGTTGTTGGTAAATGCGGAAGGAGTCCAACTAACTGATATTTAA
- a CDS encoding glycosyltransferase, with the protein MYLVNDGSKSGIRHEDIHLLSDKISGFTYIDSEVNQGKGGALRDAVRQTTGKWVIYTDADYPYLIFNAVEMFRLLSTDAADVVVGVRNEQYYDQLPLGRKIFSLSLKVMNYLFFPQLKVKDTQSGLKGFNQKGKEVFLKTRIPAFLFDMEFLVLASKRPDIRIQWIYVQAREGIVFSTMRAKTILTELYNFISILFRIDK; encoded by the coding sequence ATGTATTTAGTGAATGATGGGAGTAAATCGGGGATTCGTCACGAGGATATACATTTGTTATCCGATAAAATTAGTGGATTTACTTATATTGATTCTGAAGTGAATCAGGGGAAAGGCGGCGCTTTGCGGGATGCAGTGCGTCAGACCACCGGCAAATGGGTCATCTACACCGATGCGGATTACCCTTATTTGATTTTTAATGCGGTGGAGATGTTTCGCCTGCTTTCTACGGATGCCGCCGATGTGGTGGTGGGAGTACGAAATGAGCAATATTACGATCAATTGCCCTTGGGCCGTAAAATATTTTCCCTTTCGTTGAAGGTGATGAATTATTTGTTTTTCCCTCAATTGAAGGTAAAAGACACTCAATCGGGCCTGAAAGGATTTAATCAAAAAGGAAAGGAAGTCTTCTTGAAAACGCGGATTCCGGCTTTCTTATTTGATATGGAGTTTTTGGTTTTAGCCTCCAAAAGACCAGACATCCGGATTCAATGGATCTATGTGCAAGCGCGTGAAGGAATCGTATTTTCGACGATGCGCGCTAAGACCATATTGACTGAATTGTATAATTTCATTTCCATTTTATTTCGAATAGATAAATGA
- a CDS encoding polysaccharide deacetylase family protein has protein sequence MKPILITIDVEECDIPLEYGFTIPLEEQLAISKEGLSHFMQIVEEAGVPVTIFCTGVYAENNPDWIKSLHPMHELASHGYFHGHFDASKDLKSSKYLLEKLSEKPVTGFRMARMQYVEETEIVKAGYAYHSSLNPTWIPGRYDHRDKPTKPFFEKGLWNVPASVSPWLRIPLFWLAFKNFPLWIYTFLAKRTLSKQGFLNIYFHPWEFADLSKYPLPAHVKRGHNGPLRNKLRSFLKQMKGEGEYTTMATMLKNHE, from the coding sequence ATGAAGCCGATTCTAATCACGATTGATGTGGAAGAATGCGATATTCCCTTGGAATATGGTTTCACGATTCCATTAGAGGAGCAGCTGGCCATTTCCAAAGAAGGTCTATCGCATTTCATGCAAATCGTGGAGGAGGCAGGAGTTCCGGTAACTATTTTTTGTACCGGAGTTTATGCTGAAAACAACCCAGACTGGATCAAATCGCTGCATCCAATGCACGAATTAGCCTCTCATGGGTATTTTCACGGGCATTTTGACGCCTCGAAGGACTTGAAAAGCTCAAAGTATTTATTAGAGAAATTAAGTGAAAAACCCGTTACAGGTTTCCGGATGGCTCGCATGCAATACGTGGAGGAGACAGAGATTGTAAAGGCTGGATATGCTTATCATTCGTCCTTAAATCCGACTTGGATTCCGGGTCGCTATGATCACCGAGATAAACCGACGAAGCCTTTTTTTGAAAAAGGATTGTGGAATGTACCTGCATCGGTGAGTCCTTGGTTGCGAATCCCGCTGTTTTGGTTGGCATTTAAGAACTTTCCTTTGTGGATCTACACATTTTTAGCGAAGCGGACGCTGAGCAAACAAGGCTTTTTGAATATCTATTTCCATCCTTGGGAATTCGCAGATTTAAGCAAATATCCGCTTCCAGCTCATGTGAAAAGAGGGCATAATGGTCCTTTACGGAATAAATTGCGCTCTTTTTTAAAGCAAATGAAAGGGGAGGGGGAATATACAACCATGGCTACAATGCTGAAGAATCATGAATAA
- a CDS encoding glycosyltransferase family 87 protein, with translation MNKKSTLLIIWALAGIVTGWKQFSLSAVHSHINNFQIFKASFGHFIHRMPLYLEYPKEYFDLYLYGPIFAILMAPFSMLPDGPSVILWNVLNSVVLFITLWHLPLVENKRVAITWIVLNSSITALLNTQFHALCLALIIWSYICVEKKNYFWATLWIVLGIYIKLYGVVGLAFFFFAKDRLRFAAYFVFWLVLIGFIPLALGGFDYGIQTYREWMGILAHKNELNENIKNIRTDVCVMGMIRRWTGDPTVSNLWFLIPSMVLNVYLFFQTKKWSDPDFRLRILAFVLLYIMLASTGTESPTLVMAFPAVGIWFVLGEKTKERWAMLIFTLLISSFSPTDLFPAYIRNEFINPLALMILPLLAVWIWLAWDLFKEKQPQ, from the coding sequence ATGAATAAGAAATCCACCTTACTGATTATTTGGGCCCTAGCGGGTATAGTGACAGGCTGGAAGCAGTTTTCTTTGAGCGCTGTTCATTCACACATCAATAATTTCCAGATTTTTAAGGCCAGTTTCGGTCATTTCATCCATCGAATGCCACTTTATTTAGAGTACCCGAAAGAATACTTTGATCTCTATTTATACGGCCCCATTTTTGCCATTTTGATGGCCCCTTTTTCGATGCTGCCTGATGGTCCCAGTGTCATTTTGTGGAATGTGTTGAATTCGGTGGTGTTGTTTATAACGCTTTGGCATTTGCCTTTGGTTGAAAACAAACGGGTTGCCATTACGTGGATTGTGTTGAATTCGTCTATTACGGCTTTATTAAATACGCAGTTTCATGCACTTTGTTTAGCATTGATTATTTGGTCCTATATCTGCGTTGAGAAAAAAAACTACTTTTGGGCGACGCTATGGATCGTTTTAGGGATCTATATCAAATTGTATGGTGTGGTCGGTCTAGCGTTTTTCTTTTTTGCCAAAGACCGTCTCCGTTTCGCCGCTTACTTCGTTTTCTGGCTAGTGCTGATCGGTTTTATACCTTTGGCCTTAGGCGGCTTTGATTACGGAATTCAAACTTACCGCGAATGGATGGGTATTTTAGCGCACAAAAACGAGCTGAACGAAAACATCAAAAATATCCGGACGGACGTCTGTGTCATGGGAATGATTCGCCGCTGGACGGGTGATCCGACTGTGTCGAATCTGTGGTTCCTTATTCCTTCGATGGTTTTGAACGTGTATTTGTTCTTCCAAACAAAAAAATGGTCAGACCCTGACTTCAGGCTTCGTATATTAGCCTTCGTTCTACTTTATATAATGCTTGCGAGCACGGGTACAGAATCCCCTACGTTAGTGATGGCATTCCCGGCGGTCGGAATCTGGTTTGTGCTTGGAGAAAAAACGAAGGAACGCTGGGCGATGTTGATCTTTACCTTGTTGATTTCGAGCTTTTCGCCCACCGATTTATTCCCCGCTTATATAAGGAATGAATTTATTAATCCGTTGGCCCTAATGATCTTGCCTTTATTGGCCGTTTGGATTTGGCTGGCTTGGGACCTCTTTAAAGAAAAACAACCTCAGTAA
- a CDS encoding DUF721 domain-containing protein — protein MIDSPFNPKGPRASTRSKDNMSLKEAIESLLRVYQLQNKYDETYIIAHWEEIMGKPIAARTTKVFIKDKKLFLGIDSAPLKKELLMAKQKMIELLNKTAQQDIITEVVFL, from the coding sequence ATGATAGACTCTCCATTCAACCCCAAAGGCCCTAGAGCTTCCACCAGAAGCAAGGACAATATGAGCTTGAAAGAGGCGATTGAATCGCTTTTACGGGTCTATCAATTGCAAAACAAGTACGATGAAACCTATATCATCGCGCATTGGGAGGAGATTATGGGCAAACCTATTGCAGCTCGTACGACGAAAGTCTTTATCAAGGATAAAAAACTCTTTTTAGGGATTGATTCTGCCCCTTTGAAGAAAGAGCTACTGATGGCCAAGCAGAAAATGATTGAATTATTGAATAAAACCGCTCAACAAGACATCATTACTGAGGTTGTTTTTCTTTAA
- a CDS encoding MotA/TolQ/ExbB proton channel family protein produces the protein MSTQQPKPAAKPAATEKKSGGISAGLILIVLFAIALAIYNFVMGDPSHFEGGTTEGHPLPGDYFGVVYKGGVIVPVLMTCFLTALTFSIERLFTIGKAKGTGDVNAFVRSVQAALDKDDVEGALKACDKQKGSVGNVTLAAIKKYKALTTEKSLDKEQKLAALSKEVEEATSLELPMLEKNLTIIATLASVSTLIGLLGTVVGMIKAFASLGNSGGSTDSSALANGISEALINTALGIGTSAICIIAYNVFTAKIDELTYSIDEIGLSVNQNYATHHN, from the coding sequence ATGAGTACACAACAACCAAAGCCAGCTGCTAAGCCAGCTGCAACCGAAAAAAAATCTGGCGGTATTTCTGCAGGTTTAATTCTAATTGTCCTTTTTGCAATTGCCCTTGCAATCTACAATTTTGTAATGGGTGACCCATCTCACTTTGAAGGTGGTACTACTGAAGGACACCCACTTCCAGGTGACTACTTTGGTGTAGTTTACAAAGGTGGTGTTATCGTGCCAGTTTTGATGACTTGTTTCTTAACTGCATTAACATTCTCAATTGAGCGTTTATTCACTATCGGTAAAGCAAAAGGAACTGGTGATGTGAATGCATTCGTACGTTCAGTACAAGCTGCTTTAGACAAAGATGATGTGGAAGGCGCTTTGAAAGCTTGTGATAAGCAAAAAGGTTCTGTAGGTAATGTAACATTAGCTGCAATTAAAAAATACAAAGCTTTAACTACAGAGAAATCTTTAGACAAAGAGCAAAAATTAGCTGCATTGAGCAAAGAAGTGGAAGAAGCTACTTCATTAGAATTGCCAATGTTAGAGAAAAACTTAACTATCATCGCAACTTTAGCATCGGTATCAACTTTGATCGGTCTATTAGGAACGGTAGTAGGTATGATCAAGGCCTTCGCGTCATTAGGTAACTCAGGTGGATCAACTGATTCATCAGCTTTAGCAAATGGTATCTCTGAAGCCTTAATCAACACTGCATTAGGTATCGGTACTTCAGCGATCTGTATCATTGCATACAACGTGTTTACAGCGAAAATTGATGAGTTAACTTACAGCATCGATGAAATCGGCTTAAGTGTTAACCAAAACTACGCTACGCATCACAATTAA
- a CDS encoding ExbD/TolR family protein, whose translation MPKVKAKRHSVSLDMTAMCDVAFLLLTFFMLTAKFRPEEAVTITPPSSISEKPLNTKDGMLMVSVSPEGGVYLATDDQMAREFMLERMANRYGIAVTAEMKKNFMASEIVGYPLGAMRQVLNMKPSEAKALSKGIPIDSANNELSYWVGYAKLSNPELKVAIKGDKESNYKVFADIIGTLQAQNINIFQLVTGPENKPK comes from the coding sequence ATGCCAAAAGTTAAAGCTAAACGACATAGTGTCTCACTCGACATGACAGCGATGTGTGACGTGGCTTTCCTTCTTTTGACGTTCTTCATGTTAACCGCGAAGTTCCGTCCAGAAGAGGCAGTTACGATCACTCCTCCATCTTCTATCTCAGAGAAACCTTTGAATACGAAAGATGGTATGCTAATGGTTAGTGTTTCACCAGAAGGTGGCGTTTATTTGGCAACTGATGATCAAATGGCTCGTGAGTTTATGTTAGAGCGTATGGCTAATCGCTATGGTATCGCTGTAACAGCTGAGATGAAGAAGAACTTTATGGCTTCAGAAATCGTAGGCTATCCTCTAGGAGCAATGCGTCAGGTGTTAAATATGAAACCTTCAGAAGCGAAAGCGCTAAGTAAGGGGATTCCAATTGATTCAGCCAACAACGAACTTTCGTATTGGGTGGGTTATGCGAAATTGTCTAATCCAGAGTTGAAAGTTGCTATCAAAGGAGATAAAGAATCTAACTACAAAGTGTTTGCTGATATCATCGGTACTTTGCAGGCTCAGAACATCAATATCTTCCAATTAGTAACTGGACCGGAAAATAAACCGAAATAA
- a CDS encoding ExbD/TolR family protein, protein MAEIDSSGGGKKGGKKRSKKMSTKIDMTPMVDLGFLLITFFMLTTTLAKPVTMQLNMPDKTDTKETSPVKLSETLTVCPDENKVYYYQGIPTEAGTVMQVTNYSETGIRKVIADLKAKVGNNFTIVIKPTKKAKYRNMIDMLDECAITNNKRYALLEIDPDTEALIKRSGK, encoded by the coding sequence ATGGCAGAAATAGATAGCTCCGGTGGCGGGAAGAAAGGCGGAAAGAAGCGTAGTAAGAAAATGTCGACCAAAATCGACATGACACCTATGGTGGACTTAGGCTTCCTTTTGATTACTTTCTTTATGTTAACAACGACGTTAGCAAAGCCCGTTACCATGCAATTAAACATGCCTGATAAAACGGATACAAAGGAAACATCACCAGTAAAATTATCGGAAACACTTACGGTGTGTCCAGATGAGAACAAGGTGTATTACTACCAAGGTATCCCTACTGAAGCAGGTACAGTAATGCAAGTTACTAACTATTCGGAGACAGGAATTCGCAAGGTTATCGCGGATCTGAAAGCGAAAGTGGGTAATAATTTTACTATCGTGATCAAGCCAACCAAAAAAGCGAAGTATCGCAATATGATTGACATGCTTGATGAATGTGCGATTACTAACAACAAGCGTTATGCTTTGTTAGAGATCGATCCGGATACGGAGGCATTGATTAAACGATCAGGAAAATAA
- a CDS encoding energy transducer TonB has translation MSQVISQDATLDDIIFKDKNREFGAFVLRKTYPKVMKRSVLLGSALFVGALLLAAFWKQLTAAAEDKTEVTAEVMKLDKPAPPKKVELPPPPPPPPPKEIPKVTTTKFLPPEIKHDEEVTKPEPPPEEVRGNTASETVKGETETYEPPVDPDAKGSEPVEPPKPAEDEIFTAVEQQAEFPGGPGAWGRFLQKTLKYPSAAQRANVGGRVFVSFVVNTDGSVQDVQVLKGVGFGCDEEAIRVIKAMPRWNPGKQSGRAVRSRFTQPITFVLSE, from the coding sequence ATGTCACAAGTAATAAGCCAAGATGCTACTTTGGACGATATTATCTTCAAAGACAAGAACCGTGAATTCGGTGCCTTCGTTCTGCGTAAGACATATCCTAAAGTAATGAAGCGGTCCGTATTACTAGGCTCTGCACTCTTTGTCGGTGCTCTTTTGTTAGCAGCTTTCTGGAAACAGTTAACTGCGGCAGCGGAAGATAAGACTGAGGTGACTGCTGAAGTAATGAAATTGGACAAGCCTGCTCCACCTAAAAAGGTTGAGTTGCCTCCACCGCCGCCACCGCCACCACCCAAGGAAATTCCTAAGGTGACAACGACGAAATTCTTACCTCCAGAAATCAAGCATGATGAGGAAGTAACGAAACCAGAACCTCCACCTGAAGAGGTAAGAGGTAATACAGCATCTGAAACTGTGAAGGGTGAAACGGAAACGTATGAGCCGCCAGTTGATCCAGATGCTAAAGGATCAGAGCCTGTTGAACCTCCTAAGCCAGCTGAAGATGAAATCTTTACGGCGGTAGAGCAACAAGCTGAATTCCCTGGAGGTCCGGGTGCATGGGGACGTTTCTTACAGAAAACGTTGAAATACCCATCTGCTGCTCAACGTGCAAACGTAGGTGGTAGAGTATTCGTATCTTTCGTTGTTAATACGGACGGTTCTGTTCAAGACGTACAAGTTTTGAAAGGAGTTGGTTTCGGATGTGACGAGGAAGCTATTCGTGTAATCAAGGCTATGCCAAGATGGAATCCAGGTAAGCAATCTGGACGCGCGGTTAGATCTCGTTTTACTCAACCGATCACGTTCGTTTTATCTGAATAA
- a CDS encoding PstS family phosphate ABC transporter substrate-binding protein — MMKNIRNISLVLLGLCFFQCSTDKKEGPTDSATVGEITLGVDESFEPLMKAEKTAFEEQYKYAKIKYKFSPENEVIADMLNDKIRGVVVTRDLTGKEKEIFTRKAIAYRSFNIAADGIALLANKSNSDTLITLADLKDLIVGTSTKYTLIVDKANSSNLKFLLDKLKISSAEKLHVVAAGSNPEVINQVKNDPRAIGIVGSNWISDGDNPTSLGFIRSVNVMSVAEGKGMPYSQPFGYNLALKKYPLRREIKYILKEAHQGLGTGFLNYVSGDLGQLIVLKAGLIPLTRPITIRTYQISQ; from the coding sequence ATGATGAAGAATATCAGAAATATTAGTTTAGTCCTTCTGGGACTATGTTTTTTTCAGTGCTCCACAGATAAAAAAGAGGGGCCTACTGATTCTGCTACTGTAGGGGAAATTACCTTAGGGGTAGATGAGTCTTTTGAGCCGTTGATGAAGGCTGAGAAGACGGCTTTTGAAGAGCAATATAAATACGCTAAAATCAAGTACAAGTTTAGCCCAGAAAATGAAGTCATTGCTGATATGCTGAATGACAAGATTAGAGGGGTAGTTGTAACACGTGATTTGACAGGCAAAGAAAAAGAAATTTTCACTCGGAAAGCCATCGCTTACCGCAGTTTTAATATAGCCGCTGACGGAATAGCTTTGTTAGCGAATAAATCCAACTCAGACACGCTTATTACTTTAGCCGATTTGAAGGATTTAATTGTAGGGACATCGACTAAGTATACGCTTATTGTGGATAAAGCGAACTCCAGTAATTTGAAATTTTTATTAGACAAATTAAAGATTTCGAGTGCCGAGAAATTGCACGTAGTGGCTGCTGGGTCTAACCCAGAAGTAATCAATCAGGTTAAAAATGATCCTCGCGCGATTGGAATTGTTGGATCAAACTGGATCAGTGACGGAGATAATCCAACCTCTTTAGGTTTCATTCGCTCAGTGAATGTAATGTCCGTAGCGGAAGGGAAGGGGATGCCTTACTCGCAGCCTTTTGGGTATAACTTGGCCTTGAAAAAGTACCCTCTTCGCCGGGAAATCAAGTATATCTTAAAAGAAGCGCACCAAGGTTTAGGTACAGGATTCTTGAATTATGTTTCAGGTGATTTAGGACAATTGATCGTTTTGAAGGCTGGTTTAATTCCTTTGACCCGCCCTATCACGATTCGCACGTATCAAATCAGTCAGTAG